Proteins encoded by one window of Eremothecium cymbalariae DBVPG#7215 chromosome 1, complete sequence:
- the ERV41 gene encoding Erv41p (similar to Ashbya gossypii AER136W 1-intron) yields MPSLRTFDAFPKTEQQHVKKSSKGGLTSIVIYLFLLFIAWSEFGSYFGGYIDEQYIVDDEIRTTAQINMNIYVKMPCKYLEVTARDQTGDLQIVSERLNFQDIHFRVPYGTKMTEFNDVISPDLDDILADAIPAQFTSDMPELPMIEGINFDGCSIYGSVPVNKVSGELQITAKGWTYMSTRRTPFSVLNFSHVINELSFGDFFPYIDNTLDGVGRIADEPLKAYYYFTSVLPTAYKKMGAEVHTNQYSVDAIEKSSSSHALGPTGITISYNFEALKVIIKDERIGFTQFIVRLVAILSFVVYLASLAFRFTDWTLVNLLGSKWSLRYESDKSYSKGLLE; encoded by the exons ATGCCAAGTTTGCGAACATTTGACGCCTTTC CGAAAACTGAGCAGCAGCATGTCAAGAAGTCCTCTAAAGGTGGGCTTACGTCGATAGTAATATACCTATTCTTACTATTTATTGCATGGAGCGAGTTTGGTAGTTACTTTGGGGGATACATTGATGAACAGTATATAgtagatgatgaaataaGGACTACTGCGCAAATTaatatgaatatttatGTTAAAATGCCATGTAAATACTTGGAGGTGACTGCAAGGGATCAAACAGGGGACCTCCAGATTGTATCTGAAAGGCTTAATTTTCAAGATATACACTTTAGAGTGCCATATGGCACCAAGATGACTGAATTTAACGACGTGATATCACCTGATttggatgatattttaGCAGATGCAATTCCAGCCCAATTTACTAGCGATATGCCAGAGTTACCTATGATTGAAGGTATTAATTTTGATGGTTGCTCTATTTACGGGTCGGTACCTGTGAACAAAGTTAGTGGTGAGTTGCAGATAACTGCCAAGGGGTGGACCTATATGAGTACTCGCAGAACGCCGTTTAGTGTTCTTAACTTTTCTCATGTTATAAACGAACTTTCATTCGGTGACTTCTTTCCCTATATTGATAATACTTTAGATGGTGTTGGCAGGATAGCAGATGAACCCCTGAAGGCTTATTACTACTTTACTTCCGTACTCCCTACGGcatataaaaaaatgggAGCGGAAGTGCACACTAACCAATATTCTGTTGACGCAATCGAGAAGTCTTCAAGTTCGCATGCGTTAGGACCTACTGGAATTACCATTTCCTATAACTTTGAAGCTCTTAAGGTTATTATTAAGGATGAGAGAATTGGTTTTACGCAATTTATTGTGAGGTTAGTTGCAATACTTTCTTTCGTTGTATACCTCGCATCACTAGCATTTAGATTTACAGATTGGACCCTAGTAAACCTTTTGGGTTCCAAGTGGTCACTACGTTATGAATCTGATAAAAGTTATTCTAAAGGTCTTTTAGAATGA
- the SMA2 gene encoding Sma2p (similar to Ashbya gossypii AER135W), whose protein sequence is MGSRLLQFQSYGKWFMLLALALAICLLHLPNYSCTYSRDLPICTPQFSFQLTNTTPTATLFLSTVKEVSMLLSYVAIDLGWNVNFPKPNDYDTSNLVNTFDPSNKYHVNLFGYCKWQPLSSKSNWYCMDNPNGLDIISMIIRDLGAQLGVLSHSNTKILSDSLWILYRSMFDSFYKFVHDDDYRANKVASFLQSLQQGGPQASVDQFKTVTLLLKCFERLTSAIQIAEICSFGLIVLSITLASVACVMDILSAREAKYRHTNYRQNRALFFKQITLKLAYAVVTSTMFYQIGMAIYFLVLFSIRYPYDYKVKVMTFNPDTGYWLSILRFIMEFWFAIACHIGFSQMKNKGNSKDSHWKDESRTPDSGDTAVCEPDTSQV, encoded by the coding sequence ATGGGCTCACGATTATTACAGTTCCAATCATATGGTAAGTGGTTTATGCTATTAGCGCTTGCCCTGGCAATTTGCTTACTTCATTTACCAAATTATTCATGTACTTATTCAAGAGACCTACCCATTTGTACACCTCAGTTTTCATTTCAGCTAACCAATACCACTCCAACAGCTACGTTATTTTTGAGCACTGTTAAAGAGGTCTCTATGTTGCTTTCGTATGTAGCCATAGACCTAGGTTGGAATGTGAACTTTCCGAAGCCCAATGACTATGATACTTCGAATCTAGTAAACACGTTTGATCCCTCGAATAAATACCATGTGAATTTGTTTGGATATTGCAAATGGCAACCGCTGTCGAGCAAATCCAATTGGTACTGCATGGATAACCCTAACGGGTTGGATATAATTTCGATGATAATCAGAGATCTAGGTGCACAGCTTGGTGTGCTTTCCCACAGCAACACCAAAATCCTAAGTGATTCTCTATGGATTTTATATCGATCAATGTTTGATTCATTCTACAAATTTGTGCACGATGATGATTATCGAGCCAACAAGGTTGCCAGCTTTTTGCAAAGTTTGCAACAAGGAGGACCCCAGGCCAGTGTTGACCAGTTTAAAACCGTCACcttgttgttgaaatgTTTCGAAAGATTAACAAGCGCCATCCAAATCGCTGAAATTTGTTCCTTTGGTTTAATCGTACTCTCAATAACTCTGGCTTCCGTAGCATGTGTAATGGATATTCTGTCAGCGAGAGAAGCTAAATACCGACACACTAACTATAGGCAGAATCGCGCACTGTTTTTCAAGCAGATTACTTTAAAGTTGGCCTACGCTGTAGTAACTTCCACTATGTTTTACCAAATTGGTATGGCCATCTATTTCCTAGTTTTATTCAGCATTCGATATCCCTATGATTACAAGGTAAAAGTAATGACATTTAACCCAGACACTGGTTACTGGTTATCCATTCTACGTTTCATAATGGAATTTTGGTTTGCAATTGCATGCCATATAGGTTTCAGccaaatgaaaaataaagGAAACAGCAAGGATTCGCATTGGAAGGATGAAAGTCGCACCCCAGATAGCGGTGATACGGCTGTATGTGAACCAGATACTAGTCAAGTCTAG